A DNA window from Acidimicrobiia bacterium contains the following coding sequences:
- a CDS encoding L,D-transpeptidase family protein: MAAGLLVTALLVAAGGTAATADRATGDPEASATAASDTAGAPPIELVGALPDLEPPPPPPPPPPPPPPVYRTGDSGPEVRIIEQRLSDLRYDIQGVDGVYDSSTYHAVMAFQKVHGLSRDGHAGPETNDALAAASGLPEPMVPFGAPDRIEVDLDRQVIFLYKGGELAKIISASSGSGEVFCDNGSCRRAVTPGGDYTVGRRYTGWEKSDLGRLYNPLYFNLGIAIHGAESVPGYPASHGCVRIPIATAEWLPSVVTPGTPVHVLNA, from the coding sequence GTGGCCGCCGGGCTCCTGGTCACCGCCCTGCTCGTGGCCGCCGGAGGCACCGCCGCCACTGCCGACCGTGCGACCGGCGACCCCGAGGCCAGCGCGACCGCGGCCTCCGACACGGCGGGAGCGCCACCCATCGAGCTCGTCGGAGCGCTCCCCGACCTCGAGCCGCCCCCTCCACCGCCGCCGCCCCCTCCACCGCCGCCGCCCGTGTACCGCACCGGCGACTCCGGCCCGGAGGTGCGCATCATCGAGCAGCGCCTCTCCGATCTGCGCTACGACATCCAGGGTGTCGACGGCGTCTACGACTCCTCCACGTACCACGCCGTGATGGCGTTCCAGAAGGTGCACGGGCTCAGCCGCGACGGCCACGCCGGCCCCGAGACGAACGACGCCCTCGCGGCCGCGTCGGGCCTCCCCGAGCCGATGGTCCCCTTCGGCGCCCCGGACCGCATCGAGGTCGACCTCGACCGCCAGGTGATCTTCCTCTACAAGGGCGGTGAACTCGCCAAGATCATCTCCGCCTCCAGCGGGAGCGGTGAGGTCTTCTGCGACAACGGCTCGTGCCGGCGGGCCGTGACCCCCGGCGGCGACTACACGGTGGGGCGGCGCTACACGGGGTGGGAGAAGTCCGACCTGGGCCGGCTCTACAACCCGCTCTACTTCAACCTCGGGATCGCCATCCACGGTGCGGAGAGCGTCCCGGGCTACCCGGCCTCCCACGGCTGTGTGCGCATCCCGATCGCCACCGCCGAGTGGCTCCCGTCGGTCGTGACGCCCGGCACACCGGTGCACGTCCTCAACGCCTGA
- a CDS encoding sulfite exporter TauE/SafE family protein, whose amino-acid sequence MNLTATEIGLLIVVALAGGLAQGTIGIGVGILMSPVLAIIEPTAVPTVIILLAMPLTVLMSVRERAHIDMRGFSFMLLGRVPGTVAGILLLAVLSGNAITVMSGTVILVAVGLSTKHTVPHPTAGLTFAGGAASGMMGTAAGVGGPPLALVYQGQDPAVVRSTLALSYLAGTVLSLAGLALAGEVTLWKARLAVLLVGPMLVGFAISTALIARLHLRWFRPAVLAFAAVAGAAAVVRGLGLGG is encoded by the coding sequence GTGAACCTCACTGCCACCGAGATCGGCCTCCTGATCGTCGTGGCACTGGCCGGTGGGCTGGCCCAGGGCACCATCGGCATAGGCGTGGGAATTCTCATGTCACCGGTTCTCGCCATCATCGAGCCCACCGCCGTGCCCACGGTCATCATCCTCCTGGCGATGCCACTCACGGTTCTCATGTCGGTTCGCGAGCGTGCCCACATCGACATGCGGGGCTTCTCGTTCATGCTCCTCGGCCGGGTCCCCGGCACGGTGGCGGGGATCCTCCTCCTGGCGGTGCTGTCGGGAAACGCCATCACGGTGATGTCGGGCACGGTGATCCTCGTGGCGGTCGGCCTCAGCACGAAGCACACCGTTCCCCATCCGACCGCCGGGCTCACCTTCGCCGGTGGAGCGGCCTCGGGAATGATGGGAACCGCCGCCGGGGTCGGCGGACCGCCGCTGGCGCTCGTCTACCAGGGCCAGGACCCGGCGGTCGTGCGCTCCACCCTCGCGCTGTCGTACCTGGCCGGCACCGTGCTCAGCCTGGCGGGCCTCGCTCTGGCAGGCGAAGTGACGCTCTGGAAGGCCCGCCTCGCTGTGCTTCTCGTCGGGCCGATGCTCGTCGGCTTCGCGATCAGCACCGCCCTGATCGCGCGCCTGCACCTGCGGTGGTTCCGACCGGCCGTCCTGGCGTTCGCCGCGGTCGCCGGCGCCGCCGCGGTGGTACGGGGGCTCGGCCTGGGCGGGTGA
- the miaB gene encoding tRNA (N6-isopentenyl adenosine(37)-C2)-methylthiotransferase MiaB, whose protein sequence is MRRFHVETFGCQMNEHDSERIAGLLAESGMEYTESTDDADVVVLNTCCIRENADNRLYGRLGRLKALKEQRPDLQIAVGGCLAQKDRETILERAGHVDVVFGTHNLAHAPALLERARHDGAVVEILEEHEAYPSALPARRDVGHSAWITIQIGCDNNCAFCIVPAVRGREVSRRMGDILQEVEALATDGVSEVTLLGQNVNSYGRDLGAGRYSPRFADLLRAVDAVEGIRRIRYTSPHPKDLRPDTIAAMAECDAVCEHLHLPLQAGSDRVLARMHRGYTAQRYLAKLDAARAGVPDLAVTTDIIVGFPGETEGDFQATLDVVEEARFDAAYTFVFSPRPGTEAADITDGIVSPETAAERMHRLTAALERHGAHLHAARIGRTEEVLVEGPSKKDPAMWSGRTRQNKLVHFPHAGMPAAVGGDYVDVTIESAASHWLRGSAVPTTHQPPDAGRRLIPVVAG, encoded by the coding sequence ATGCGCCGTTTCCACGTCGAGACGTTCGGCTGCCAGATGAACGAGCACGACTCGGAGCGGATCGCGGGTCTGCTCGCCGAGTCGGGTATGGAGTACACCGAGTCGACCGACGATGCCGACGTGGTCGTGCTCAACACCTGCTGCATCCGGGAGAACGCCGACAACAGGCTCTACGGGCGTCTCGGGCGGCTCAAGGCCCTCAAGGAGCAGCGACCGGACCTCCAGATCGCCGTCGGTGGGTGTCTGGCTCAGAAGGACCGCGAGACGATCCTCGAGCGCGCGGGTCACGTCGACGTCGTCTTCGGGACACACAACCTCGCCCACGCTCCCGCCCTCCTGGAGCGGGCCCGCCACGACGGAGCGGTCGTGGAGATCTTGGAGGAGCACGAGGCGTATCCCTCAGCCCTCCCGGCGCGACGCGACGTCGGCCACTCCGCCTGGATCACGATCCAGATCGGCTGCGACAACAACTGCGCGTTCTGCATCGTGCCCGCGGTGCGCGGGCGTGAGGTCAGTCGCCGGATGGGTGACATCCTCCAGGAGGTCGAGGCGCTGGCTACCGACGGTGTGAGCGAGGTCACGCTCCTCGGCCAGAACGTCAATTCGTACGGCCGCGATCTCGGCGCAGGTCGGTACTCACCGCGCTTCGCCGACCTGCTGCGCGCCGTCGACGCCGTCGAGGGCATCCGTCGCATCCGCTACACGTCGCCGCACCCCAAGGACCTCCGCCCCGACACGATCGCGGCCATGGCCGAGTGCGACGCCGTGTGTGAGCACCTCCACCTGCCGCTCCAGGCAGGCAGCGACCGGGTCCTCGCCCGGATGCACCGCGGCTACACGGCACAGCGGTACCTGGCGAAGCTGGACGCCGCCCGGGCCGGTGTACCCGACCTGGCCGTCACGACCGACATCATCGTGGGATTCCCCGGAGAGACCGAGGGCGACTTCCAGGCGACGCTCGACGTCGTCGAGGAGGCCCGCTTCGACGCCGCGTACACGTTCGTCTTCTCACCGCGGCCCGGCACGGAGGCCGCCGACATCACCGACGGCATCGTCTCCCCGGAGACCGCGGCCGAGCGCATGCACAGGCTCACGGCGGCTCTCGAACGCCATGGTGCCCACCTGCATGCGGCCCGTATCGGTCGAACCGAGGAGGTCCTCGTGGAGGGTCCGTCCAAGAAGGACCCGGCCATGTGGAGCGGGCGGACACGTCAGAACAAGCTCGTGCACTTCCCACACGCCGGTATGCCCGCTGCGGTAGGTGGCGACTACGTCGACGTGACCATCGAGTCGGCGGCCTCGCACTGGCTGCGCGGGTCGGCGGTACCCACCACGCATCAGCCGCCCGATGCGGGTCGACGTCTCATCCCCGTCGTCGCCGGGTGA
- a CDS encoding LAGLIDADG family homing endonuclease has translation MVKNKCVAAGTRVFDPATGLTHRVEELMNDDVGTAVAATDKTGRMHHRPIVRRMNQGVQATIGLRLRDGTVLRLTPDHRVLTARGWQKAGELTTDDRVARPRRIGTFGESRPVPPEHARLLGYLIGDGYVGGKTPISFINIQESLHDDVRSIANDLGCSVRRRGIEASISHRPGERNGVLELARWAGIWGHLAPEKKAPAAFFAPDIAEDVVANLLFGLWESDGYVSREQTGGVRCGYTTTSEQLAHQVHWLLLRFGIWSSVRSYDPTAQRPSIIEGRRVQSTRPAWEVRVSGIDNVTRLAEVLPLWGPRGRVLGASLADPSLAVHRGSQTNYLAPAQTEPVIAYLKGAGVTPSLAAQLVGDSAGDPRGGFPQVLGVSRLRRDRIVRLADALDSQFLRDVVSEELWYDRIHEIEPAEQRPTYDLEVEEFHNFVADGVVVHNCAAPFRQAEFDIMYGKGISREGALLDIAVDLDIVKKSGAWFTYEGEQLGQGREKVKAFLAENLDLMVEITEKVRQASGIDDEQAGDVDLDAEADGESATADAEVSE, from the coding sequence GTGGTGAAGAACAAGTGCGTCGCTGCCGGCACACGGGTCTTCGACCCCGCTACAGGCCTCACGCACCGCGTCGAGGAGTTGATGAACGACGATGTCGGCACCGCAGTGGCGGCGACCGACAAGACCGGGCGGATGCACCACCGGCCGATCGTCCGCCGGATGAACCAGGGTGTGCAGGCCACGATCGGCCTGCGTCTCCGCGACGGGACGGTTCTGAGGCTCACCCCCGACCACCGTGTGCTGACAGCCCGCGGCTGGCAGAAGGCCGGTGAGCTCACGACCGACGACCGCGTGGCGCGACCGCGGCGGATCGGAACCTTCGGGGAGTCCCGTCCGGTGCCGCCCGAGCACGCACGCCTGCTCGGATACCTCATCGGAGACGGCTATGTCGGCGGGAAGACGCCGATCTCCTTCATCAACATCCAGGAGTCGTTGCACGACGATGTCCGTTCGATTGCCAACGACCTGGGGTGCTCGGTACGCCGTCGCGGCATCGAGGCCTCGATCTCCCACCGGCCCGGTGAGCGCAACGGCGTACTCGAGCTGGCCCGCTGGGCAGGCATCTGGGGCCACCTGGCCCCCGAGAAGAAGGCGCCGGCGGCCTTCTTCGCTCCCGACATCGCCGAAGACGTCGTAGCGAACCTCCTCTTCGGCCTCTGGGAGAGTGACGGATATGTGTCGCGCGAGCAGACCGGCGGCGTCCGGTGTGGCTACACGACCACCTCGGAGCAGCTCGCGCACCAGGTCCACTGGTTGCTGCTCCGATTCGGGATCTGGAGTTCCGTGCGGTCGTACGATCCGACTGCCCAGCGGCCGAGCATCATCGAAGGTCGGAGGGTTCAGAGCACACGCCCGGCGTGGGAGGTCCGGGTCAGCGGGATCGACAACGTCACGCGCCTTGCCGAGGTGCTGCCCCTGTGGGGGCCGCGTGGCCGCGTCCTCGGAGCTTCGCTCGCTGATCCCAGCCTGGCCGTGCACCGGGGGTCGCAGACCAACTATCTGGCGCCTGCCCAGACCGAACCCGTCATCGCCTATCTCAAGGGCGCCGGGGTCACTCCGTCGCTGGCGGCACAACTCGTGGGCGACAGTGCGGGAGATCCCCGGGGTGGGTTCCCTCAGGTTCTGGGTGTGAGCCGTCTGCGCCGTGACAGGATCGTGCGGCTGGCCGATGCGCTCGACAGCCAGTTCCTGCGCGACGTCGTCTCCGAGGAGCTCTGGTACGACCGCATCCACGAGATCGAGCCGGCCGAGCAGCGGCCGACCTACGACCTGGAGGTGGAGGAGTTCCACAACTTCGTGGCTGACGGTGTCGTGGTCCACAACTGCGCGGCGCCGTTCCGCCAAGCGGAGTTCGACATCATGTACGGCAAGGGAATCAGCCGTGAGGGAGCGCTTCTCGACATCGCGGTCGACCTCGACATCGTCAAGAAGTCAGGCGCCTGGTTCACCTACGAGGGCGAGCAGCTCGGCCAGGGACGCGAGAAGGTCAAGGCGTTCCTCGCCGAGAACCTCGACCTCATGGTGGAGATCACCGAAAAGGTCCGGCAGGCCTCGGGTATCGACGACGAGCAGGCCGGCGATGTCGACCTCGACGCCGAAGCGGACGGCGAGAGCGCCACGGCCGACGCGGAGGTCTCCGAGTAG